A single Dreissena polymorpha isolate Duluth1 chromosome 14, UMN_Dpol_1.0, whole genome shotgun sequence DNA region contains:
- the LOC127857335 gene encoding uncharacterized protein LOC127857335, whose product MVNDAIKGDIRKNAEKKIVLVHGKPHLCLFAIKDISVNEELRFDYGVPNLPWRKAGEDLVNHEGNAVTNVKSQKDTTRMSDEDVAHEVRNGDRHLESQAEIFADEDVVYEDGNSLRTVDSQNDTLDEEDMSHRSRKEDRPVEQCQAEVEADEDVVYKVK is encoded by the exons ATGGTAAACGATGCAATAAAGGGagatataagaaaaaatgcagaGAAGAAAATAGTTCTTGTACATGGAAAACCCCATCTATGCCTGTTTGCCATCAAAGACATTTCAGTAAATGAGGAGCTGCGGTTCGATTACGGAGTGCCAAATTTACCATGGAGAAAG GCTGGTGAAGACCTTGTCAATCATGAGGGAAACGCCGTAACAAATGTGAAGTCACAGAAAGATACTACTCGTATG TCTGATGAAGACGTGGCCCATGAAGTTAGAAATGGCGACAGACATTTGGAGTCCCAAGCCGAAATTTTT GCTGATGAAGATGTAGTCTACGAAGATGGAAATAGTCTGAGAACTGTGGATTCACAGAACGATACCTTG GATGAGGAAGATATGAGCCACAGATCCAGAAAAGAAGACAGGCCTGTGGAACAGTGCCAAGCCGAAGTTGAA GCTGATGAAGATGTAGTCTACAAAGTAAAATAG